One window from the genome of Leptospira broomii serovar Hurstbridge str. 5399 encodes:
- a CDS encoding SPFH domain-containing protein, translating to MALIDVIKYEGDPGELVWKFPRNDISTFGQLIVNESQEVIFFKEGKALDVFGPGTHTLKTGNVPILEKIVNLPFGGQTPFTAEVVYVNKALVQLKWGTPTPIQVEDPKYMITLGVRAFGTYNIKVIDSKSFATTVVGAKGAYSTDQVDNLLKPMVITRLSDFLAEVVLKSGEPITRLSQHLDEASSAGKTKVQPDFAKYGIEVVDFLVQSINFDQNDPNFQKIQKVLTDKFEIETLGGMYQQKRMLDIGETAAGNPGGNAGEGMSAGMGLGMGMNMANMMANMMGQNQNNNNNAAANGQTDATARLAKLKTMLDQGLITQEEFDSKKKDILNSI from the coding sequence ATGGCATTAATAGACGTTATCAAGTATGAAGGAGATCCGGGCGAACTTGTCTGGAAATTCCCTAGAAATGATATTAGTACGTTTGGTCAGTTGATTGTAAACGAAAGCCAAGAGGTTATCTTTTTCAAAGAAGGTAAAGCCTTAGACGTATTCGGACCGGGAACCCACACACTTAAAACCGGAAACGTTCCGATCTTAGAAAAGATAGTGAATCTTCCGTTTGGAGGACAGACTCCTTTTACCGCAGAAGTCGTTTACGTAAATAAGGCTTTAGTTCAGTTAAAATGGGGCACGCCAACCCCTATCCAAGTTGAAGATCCGAAGTACATGATCACTTTGGGCGTAAGAGCATTCGGAACTTATAATATTAAAGTGATTGATTCCAAATCTTTCGCGACGACGGTCGTGGGAGCAAAAGGCGCTTATAGTACCGATCAAGTCGATAATCTTCTAAAACCGATGGTAATTACTCGACTTAGCGATTTTTTAGCAGAAGTAGTTCTCAAAAGCGGAGAGCCTATTACTCGATTAAGCCAACATTTAGATGAGGCTTCTTCTGCCGGAAAAACGAAGGTTCAACCAGACTTCGCAAAGTATGGAATCGAAGTCGTAGATTTCCTAGTTCAATCAATTAACTTCGATCAAAACGATCCGAATTTCCAAAAAATCCAGAAGGTTCTCACGGATAAATTCGAAATCGAAACACTGGGCGGAATGTATCAGCAAAAGAGAATGCTTGATATCGGAGAGACTGCGGCAGGCAATCCCGGCGGTAATGCTGGAGAAGGTATGTCAGCGGGAATGGGGCTCGGAATGGGAATGAATATGGCAAACATGATGGCGAATATGATGGGTCAAAATCAGAATAATAACAATAATGCCGCCGCCAACGGGCAAACCGATGCAACGGCAAGGCTTGCCAAACTCAAAACAATGCTCGATCAAGGGTTGATAACTCAGGAAGAATTTGATTCCAAAAAAAAGGACATCTTGAACTCTATCTAA